GAGCGCTTGGGAGGACGACGGCGCCGCGGCGTCGCTCGCACGAACCGCCGTCCTCGTGGGGACGCCGATCGCGCTGGGTGCGGTGCTGTGGGTCCACCCACACGGCGGGGCCTACGAGACGGTCGCGGCGGTCGCCGACGCGTGGCTGGCAGTCCACCTGCTGCTGTTGCCACTGTTCGCGCTGCTCGGTGCCGCGGTGTACGTCCTGCTGGCGGGGTTTTCGGGGCGGACGGCGACGATCGGACGGCTCGGCGTTGCGGTGTACGTCATCTTCTACATCGGCTTCGAGGCGATCGCCGGGATCGCCACCGGGCTGGTGGTTCGCGGGACGGGATCGCTCTCCGGAGCCGAGCAGGTCGGTGCCGCCGCGGCCTACGACGCGATCGTCACCAGCCCCGTCGTGGGTGTGCTAGCGCTGTTGGGGATCGCCGGAATGATCGTCGCGGTCGTGGCGCTGGCGCTCGAACTCCGGCGGGCCGGCGCGCCGACGGTTCCCATCGTCCTGCTCGCGGGCGTCCCGATCGCGGTCGTCGGCCACGGCGGCGGGTCGATCGACGCGGTCGGGATGGCGCTGTTTCTGGTCGGCGTCGTCTGGCTCGAGTTCGGGTGGCACCGGGAGTCCACACACCACGAGGGGGTACCCGCCTGAGGCGGATCGTCGGCCGGCGTACTCGTTCGGGCTCTCGAACACGAGTCCGGGGTTCGACGCCCGAACGGTACAGCGCTCGAGTCGATCACGAAACTTATACCGCCCGAACGACAACGAGTACCAGGGACCGAAGGTCGGTACGCGGGACCGCGACGGTTTTTGACACACCCCGTCTGTGCTACCGCGTGTCCCTCGGTCCCACCTATTTCAGAAGGAGCGTTGAAAGTATCGTCTGCACTCACGTGGTGAGGTGAGCCTGCAGACTGACGTCCTCGGATGTCGACGAAACGGCAGCCAGTCGACCGAGCACAGCCTACACAAGAGCTTTATTTCATGGTTAAAGAGTGTTGATAATGACTCCCGATCGCTCTCCAACGAGGACGCCGTCACGGACGTCCTCGATGAGTCGCCGCCGCTGTCTCGCAGTCGGAACCGCCGTCGGAACCAGCCTCGTCGCCGGCTGTTCGACCGCCGTCGACTTCCTCGCGGGGATGGTCCTCGAGGACGTCAACGTGTTGAACGGGACGGAGACGGCCCTCGCCGGATCGATCGCGGTGACCGATGCCGAGGGATCGGTCGTCCTCGACGATCGGTTCGACCTCGCCGCGGGCGGTGACGACGCCGACGAGGACGCCCAGGCCACGTACGACGACGCGGTGACCGAGGCGGGCGAGTACACCGTCGCGATCGAACTCGACGACGAGGACGCAGTCGGCGGTGACCACGTCCTCGAGGACACGGTCGAGGTCGCCGATCCGGACGAAGAACACGTGATCGTCTTCTTCGGGTCCGCAGAAACCGACGCCGCGGTCGTGACGACCGTGATCGAGGACCTCAGTGATCTCGAAGCGTACGCCGAGTTCGATGACGAGTTCTGAGCGCCACGTGTCGCTACCGGTCGATCGGTTCGGTGTCGAACGAGTCGCAGGATGAGTCGGGTCGGCGTCGAACGGGTCGTGGGGCGAGTCCGGGTCGCTCTCAGTCGGCGGGCACTCGGCCGTTCCATAGGCTACGTCTGACGAAACAGGTCGTCATCGCTCGGCGTCGGCCGTCGAGTCGGCGTCGGGGTCGGGGTCGTCGATCGGGTTCGTACACCAGTGACAGAAGTCCAGCTCGGGATCGTGTTCCTTCCCGCAGTGGGGACAGGACGGCGCGGCGTCCTCGTCGTCGCCAACGGCCGGCTGGTGGGCGGTGGCGGGCTGGCGGGCGATCAGGTACGCGTCGAGGACGCTGATCGCGACGACCAGGTACATCGGCCAGACGGCGAGGATCGCGTCGGTGTTGACGCTCCCGCCGGCGAGGGACTCGAAGGCCGCCTGATCGACGAGGAAAACCGTGACGAGGATCGAGACGGCGAGCCAGCCGACGGCACGGCGCAACCGTCGGAGATAGAGGTGGCCCAGCCCGGTAATGAGTGCTGCCAGAAGCGCTGCAAGCCACGGTCGTTTCTGCGACGTCGACTGGGACATATCCTGACTAGACGGTCAGTAAGGATAAGTGCTCTCCCTTCGGTTCGAGAGGTCGGACCGAGGACGCAGGTCGAACACGCCACTGGTTCCGATCGAGCGTCGCCAAGAGCGGCGCTGTCCGTTGATCTCGCCTGGGCTCCCGAAATCCTGCTCTCGGCAGCGACCTACTCACTACCCATCTCCGGCGAAATTCGCTCTCCGTACATGATTTAAATTCGGCCCCTGCAGGAAAGCGTCGCTCCTACTCGCGGTTCTTAGTGAGACCGGTGGCGACGGACGGCCATGGAACGACCATCGACCCGACGACGGTACCTGACAGTGCTCGGCAGCGGTCTGGCGATCGGTCTGGCCGGCTGTGCCGACGACGATGACGAAGCGGAAGACGACGCGGCCGAGGACGACGCCGACGCGAACGATGGAGCCGCTGACGACGGCGACGACGAGGACGGCGACGTTGAATCTGACGAGGGTGCCGAAACGGAGTACGACGACGACGAGGACGTCACCCTGTCGGGCGACGAGGAGGAAGAGGACGATATCTCGACCAGCGGGGACGTCACTCTCGAGGGCGACGCGGAGGTCGAAGGCGACGTCGAGTCGGGCGGTGACGTGACGATGAGCGAGGACGCCGAGGTCGACGGCGACGTGACCGCGGAAGGCGAGATCACGCTGAGCGACGACGCCAGCATCGACGGCGACGCGACCGGGGCGGCCGTCGAGCTCAGCGAGGACGCCGAGGTCGACGGCGAGATCGAGGAGACCGACTGACGAGCTCCGGGCGCGAGGACGGCGCCGTCCTCGCGGTCCAGCCGAAGACACGCGAGCGGAGGCGTCCGAGGGTTCTGGAGGGGCCCGTTGGTGAGAGTGCTCGACGCTGCAGCGGGTCGTCAGTCCGCCGTTTCGTCGAGACGGAACGTCTCACGGACCGGTTCCGGAAGGGGAGGTCGGGGGGCCGCTTCGTGTCGCTCGATCCGCTCCGGCGTGCGCGTTCGCTGATGGACGGCTCGCGCCATCGGGACCCCCTTCAGGTAGTTGAAATCGCCGAGGACGTCGGCCCCGAACTCGGTGAACCCGTAGAATTTCCACGGCAGGCCGCGCCGCTCCCCGTTCGGGGGGTACTCGTAGACTGCGAGGACATCCGCGTCGACGAGCACGTCGAGTTGCTCCTCGACGGTCTTTTTCGACTTGCTTGGAACGAAGTGGTTGATCTCGTCGGCTGACGCGAGGAGTTTCGGGTGTCCGAGGAGCGCCTGGACGATGCTGTGGCGGGTTTCCTGAGACAGCAGCTCCATCAGCTCACGCTGTCGCTCGAGGGGGTTTTCATCGGTATCGGATTTGGAACTCGGGGAGATATCGGCCATTGTTATCCGAGTTTACGGGAGCGGGATAGATAAGTATACGGGCTCGACCTCTTTACGTTAGACCAGTATGGTTATTTGGCTATATTCCCATACTAGTTGGTATGGATCGTATTCCGGAGGAGACCAACGAACTGACGAATTTCATTCTGAATGACGTTCTTTACGGCCTCGAGCTTGACCCGAAGGATAGTGAACAGCTCCTCTCGTACATGCGGGAGCGACACGAACACCTGTTCGGTCCACACTCGACGTATTTCGTGTTGGGGAGTTACGAATCGCCGTTCAAGTATCGCCTCGATGCAGCGCTTAATGTATTGAATTACCGCCATGATGCGTACGCGTATCTGCTCGCTACACAGCCCGAACTCGACGTATCGGACGCCGTTCCTGCTCTCAAAGTGAAATTCTTTCTTCATGCCCTCTACGCGGATTCGATTCCGCTGATTCTCGAACACGACACTGGTGGGGCAGTCGCCGAGTTCGGACGCGTCGAGCGCCCGGCGCTGCTCGACCGCACGTTTCTCTTCCCTCGAGCGCGGGATGAACACTACGGCGACGACTCCCTGCTTACGACGCGAGACGCAGTACGTGCCCGGGCCGTCGAGCTGGCGTACCATGCTGACGATCTTTCGGCAGCGCTCGAGACGCTCGCCGAACGGGCTCGCGAAAACGGACTGGAACTCTCGGCCGAGGACCTCGACTCGTATCTCGAATCCGAACTCGGCGGTCGCACGCCGTCGTACAGCGGCGTGATCACCGATTCGCTTCGGCACCTCGAATCCCTGAACCGGTGCTTTTCGTGGACGACAAGGGAGGAACTCGAAGCACAGCTGTCTCACGTTCCGTGATCGGTGTCAAGCCGCGACGTCTCCAACTACTCGGCAATCTGGCCCCGCCGATCAACCGACGAAACCGCCTGAGGACGCGGTCGCTGCCGTTAGCGCAGCTCGCCCCAGGTGCCGACGAGTTCGTCCTCGACGAAGCGCCGCTGCTCGAAGCCGAGGGCGTTACACATCATCGTGTGGCCCATAAAGGACAGCGCGTGGTCGGCCATCCCGAACG
This genomic window from Natronococcus occultus SP4 contains:
- a CDS encoding DUF7575 domain-containing protein translates to MSQSTSQKRPWLAALLAALITGLGHLYLRRLRRAVGWLAVSILVTVFLVDQAAFESLAGGSVNTDAILAVWPMYLVVAISVLDAYLIARQPATAHQPAVGDDEDAAPSCPHCGKEHDPELDFCHWCTNPIDDPDPDADSTADAER
- a CDS encoding polymer-forming cytoskeletal protein, with amino-acid sequence MERPSTRRRYLTVLGSGLAIGLAGCADDDDEAEDDAAEDDADANDGAADDGDDEDGDVESDEGAETEYDDDEDVTLSGDEEEEDDISTSGDVTLEGDAEVEGDVESGGDVTMSEDAEVDGDVTAEGEITLSDDASIDGDATGAAVELSEDAEVDGEIEETD